The Stratiformator vulcanicus genome has a segment encoding these proteins:
- a CDS encoding glycosyltransferase family 4 protein, whose protein sequence is MPEKHVGLFFTRDVSLEAWEQGGMLAREVSLYERLVDRGWKVTFVTYGGRADLEIGRQLDGIDVVCNSSGMPRALYRRLLIRLHSKALARCSVFKSNQTLGADRAAAAGARFGRPFVARSGYRWSEFSRHLRGDAAGEKALRYEQRVFSAAHRIVVSTAAAGHQVSSRWPRLASRVTIIPNFVDTELFSPDNSVEPDRDVVYVGRLSEQKNVESLIQAADIGGFGVRIIGDGNLREACELQARTLGCDVEFAGRLPHTLLPSQLRLGRIFVLPSHYEGHPKTLLEAMACGCAVVGTRVPGIREVIRPGETGLLCGTEPTEIADAVTRLLNDGSLRSQLGGAARRAIVNDLSLTRIVEQEENVLLELSAEHLEETRR, encoded by the coding sequence ATGCCTGAGAAGCACGTCGGCCTGTTCTTTACCCGCGACGTCTCCCTCGAAGCGTGGGAGCAGGGGGGGATGCTTGCGCGGGAAGTATCGCTCTATGAGCGGTTGGTAGACCGTGGGTGGAAAGTGACGTTCGTAACGTACGGCGGCCGGGCGGACTTGGAGATAGGCCGTCAACTCGACGGGATCGACGTCGTTTGCAATTCGAGCGGGATGCCGCGCGCTCTCTACCGCCGGCTCCTCATTCGGTTACATTCGAAGGCCTTGGCGCGATGTTCGGTGTTCAAGTCGAATCAGACTTTGGGGGCAGACCGGGCTGCTGCTGCTGGGGCGCGATTTGGCCGACCTTTTGTCGCTCGATCGGGCTACCGCTGGTCCGAATTTTCGCGCCACCTGCGGGGGGATGCCGCAGGTGAGAAGGCGCTGAGGTACGAGCAGCGGGTGTTTTCTGCAGCGCACCGTATTGTTGTGTCGACCGCCGCGGCCGGGCATCAGGTTTCGTCCCGCTGGCCGCGTTTGGCCTCGCGGGTGACGATCATACCTAATTTCGTCGACACGGAACTGTTCTCACCGGACAACTCGGTCGAGCCGGACAGGGACGTCGTGTACGTCGGGCGTCTATCCGAGCAAAAGAATGTGGAAAGCTTGATCCAGGCGGCGGACATCGGTGGCTTTGGCGTCAGGATCATTGGCGACGGAAATTTACGTGAGGCTTGTGAGTTACAGGCCCGGACATTGGGGTGCGACGTTGAATTTGCCGGACGGCTTCCGCACACATTATTGCCATCGCAGTTGCGTCTTGGCCGAATTTTTGTGCTGCCGTCGCACTACGAGGGGCACCCGAAGACGCTTCTGGAGGCGATGGCGTGCGGCTGTGCTGTCGTGGGTACACGGGTGCCAGGGATTCGAGAGGTCATTCGGCCGGGCGAAACCGGTTTACTGTGCGGGACTGAGCCAACCGAGATTGCGGACGCTGTGACCCGGTTGCTCAACGATGGCAGTCTGCGATCACAGCTCGGCGGCGCGGCGCGGCGGGCGATTGTAAACGACCTCAGCCTTACAAGAATCGTTGAGCAGGAGGAGAACGTTTTGCTGGAGCTTTCCGCGGAGCATCTGGAAGAAACTCGCCGATGA
- a CDS encoding glycosyltransferase produces the protein MRIAIVAHSREANASTFIKQHIKLLRPECVLAMPYLRTSKRIRSIGLEPTWDWARRFPVRRVLERYQPDVILAEYGIMGAELVATAGPEWARRVVAYFHGYDSARNDILERYGRKYRRLFEEAAGIIAVSNDMRSRLEDLGSPPERTHMIPYSVDFERFQPRSEPCAQKRLIAVGRFTPKKSPGRTIRAFSKSLRSHPDATLRMIGDGPLLAECRALGKELGISDHLVFLGAQRHDVVAEEMRAARVFVQHSVVAPSGDREGTPVAALEAAASGLPIVSTRHEGLKEAIQDGVTGYLVDEGDIESMSNKINDLLADPQSAHIMGVAGRKHIEDNYSAELIGRKLSDLLKNIGSPHH, from the coding sequence ATGCGGATCGCAATTGTCGCTCATTCGCGGGAAGCGAATGCGTCAACTTTCATAAAGCAGCATATAAAGCTGCTGCGACCGGAATGCGTGTTGGCGATGCCCTATCTGAGGACATCCAAGCGGATCCGTTCTATCGGCTTGGAGCCGACGTGGGATTGGGCACGCAGATTTCCGGTCCGTCGCGTGCTTGAGCGGTATCAGCCCGACGTGATTCTGGCGGAATACGGTATCATGGGAGCCGAATTGGTGGCTACAGCCGGGCCGGAGTGGGCAAGGCGCGTGGTCGCATACTTTCACGGGTACGACTCCGCACGCAACGATATTCTTGAACGCTACGGTCGGAAGTACCGACGGCTGTTCGAGGAGGCGGCTGGTATCATCGCTGTTTCGAACGACATGCGATCGCGTCTTGAGGACCTCGGGTCACCGCCGGAGCGAACCCATATGATCCCCTATTCGGTCGACTTTGAACGTTTTCAGCCGCGATCAGAACCTTGCGCTCAGAAGCGCCTTATCGCGGTCGGGCGATTCACACCGAAAAAGTCCCCCGGCCGGACGATTCGCGCATTTTCAAAGTCGCTGAGATCGCATCCGGATGCGACTCTGCGGATGATCGGCGACGGGCCGCTCTTGGCGGAGTGCCGGGCGTTGGGGAAAGAACTCGGTATATCAGATCATCTCGTATTCCTCGGTGCGCAAAGGCATGATGTGGTCGCCGAGGAGATGCGGGCCGCCCGGGTATTTGTACAGCATTCTGTCGTGGCTCCAAGTGGAGATCGCGAAGGGACGCCGGTCGCCGCACTGGAGGCTGCCGCGTCAGGCTTACCGATCGTCTCGACACGGCACGAAGGTCTAAAGGAGGCAATTCAAGATGGCGTCACCGGCTATCTGGTGGATGAAGGCGATATCGAATCGATGTCGAACAAAATTAACGACTTGCTCGCCGATCCACAGAGCGCACACATTATGGGGGTGGCGGGCCGAAAGCATATTGAAGACAACTACTCTGCGGAATTAATTGGTAGAAAGCTGAGCGACTTGCTAAAAAATATCGGAAGTCCGCATCATTGA
- a CDS encoding glycosyltransferase — MSLPAAIPAVHNPVSDQGDENGSEVAASNEVGRLRVLVCGSTVPSHLEDGSPRFVYDLAEALLKHADVSLLAPHLPGAERAGRLGNVPIERFRYFWPESWQRLTSSEGLGMRERFRASLLAKSQVPLFLWRESSAIRRIVKRDRIDVVNAHWLIPQGLAAARALKRLPSVQLVTHIHAGDVYLLRRLPFGRSIARSVVRRCTAVLASGSHVRDTLDDLLGFPSNALLQPMGVHTRQFARDMNAEGKHVPEAAQFPNGFLVTVGRLVEKKGTKYLIEAMPELLRSNPGLGLIVIGSGPEEASLREQISTLEIEHSVRLLGRLPHAEIVRYLHAARVAVVPSIIDSRGETEGMPTTVIEAMAAGTPVVGSRVDGIPDVIQHGKNGRLCEEKNPSDLAKQIRETLEETEDERQQKNKTLQIEKFDWAEVGRRYAEYLCTPQITKAEAKLQ, encoded by the coding sequence ATGAGTCTCCCGGCTGCCATACCCGCGGTTCACAATCCGGTGTCCGATCAAGGTGACGAAAATGGTTCAGAAGTTGCTGCCAGTAATGAGGTAGGTCGTCTCCGGGTGCTGGTATGTGGCAGTACCGTCCCATCGCATCTGGAAGACGGGAGCCCGCGGTTCGTTTATGACTTGGCGGAAGCGTTACTTAAGCATGCCGATGTCAGCTTGCTGGCGCCCCATCTCCCCGGCGCTGAGAGAGCCGGTCGATTAGGCAACGTTCCGATCGAACGCTTCAGATACTTTTGGCCGGAATCATGGCAGCGTTTGACGAGTTCTGAAGGGTTAGGAATGCGGGAGCGGTTTCGCGCGTCGCTGCTTGCGAAGTCTCAAGTCCCGCTGTTCCTTTGGCGTGAGTCGTCCGCAATTCGCCGTATCGTTAAGCGGGATCGAATCGATGTCGTTAATGCGCATTGGTTAATCCCACAGGGTCTAGCCGCCGCGCGTGCCTTGAAAAGACTTCCTTCCGTTCAGCTGGTCACCCACATCCACGCGGGTGATGTCTATCTTCTGCGCCGGCTGCCGTTCGGCCGCTCAATCGCGAGGTCTGTCGTGCGGCGATGCACCGCAGTACTGGCGTCTGGGAGCCACGTTCGCGACACTCTCGACGACCTGCTTGGTTTTCCCTCGAATGCTTTGCTGCAACCGATGGGAGTCCACACGCGGCAATTTGCCAGAGATATGAACGCGGAGGGAAAGCATGTGCCCGAAGCGGCTCAATTCCCCAACGGATTTCTGGTCACCGTCGGGCGTCTTGTTGAGAAAAAGGGGACGAAGTATTTAATTGAAGCGATGCCGGAACTCCTCCGCTCCAACCCCGGCCTCGGGTTAATTGTGATTGGAAGCGGGCCCGAAGAAGCGAGTCTTCGGGAACAAATCAGTACGCTGGAGATTGAGCACAGCGTTCGACTACTTGGCCGATTACCTCACGCCGAGATTGTCCGCTATCTGCACGCCGCTCGCGTGGCAGTCGTACCGTCTATTATTGATTCCCGCGGCGAAACCGAAGGCATGCCGACAACCGTGATTGAAGCGATGGCAGCCGGAACGCCGGTTGTCGGCTCCCGCGTCGACGGTATTCCCGATGTGATTCAGCACGGCAAGAACGGCCGGCTCTGCGAGGAGAAAAACCCTTCCGACTTGGCGAAGCAAATTCGAGAAACGCTTGAAGAAACAGAGGATGAGAGGCAGCAAAAGAACAAGACTTTACAAATAGAAAAATTTGATTGGGCCGAAGTAGGGCGACGCTACGCTGAATATCTCTGTACCCCGCAGATCACCAAAGCTGAGGCGAAATTACAGTGA
- a CDS encoding class I SAM-dependent methyltransferase, with translation MLFKTRNGYTDRVSKARYVWEKYKPILHSRRILDVGADEQHLRQHIDSEAEYVGIGLGGSPDHQVNLEREAIPFGDGSFDCVLCLDVLEHLDNPHEVFDELCRVTRSHVIISLPNPWGDMFRMLRFGPYRPDFPLKFYGLPPEPPEDRHKWFFSAQEARAFIEARAVRNGLEVLQLDREGEGVNIARGVRNRLRRGLYRKLFHESVDLDSLMGGPTWAVLEKIKGRTSVEVVGSGVTSHA, from the coding sequence ATGTTGTTTAAAACAAGAAATGGTTACACCGATCGCGTCTCAAAAGCCCGTTATGTATGGGAGAAGTACAAGCCGATCCTGCACTCACGACGAATTCTGGACGTTGGAGCAGATGAGCAGCACCTGCGCCAGCACATAGATAGCGAAGCCGAATATGTCGGGATCGGGCTGGGCGGTTCGCCGGATCATCAGGTGAATTTGGAACGCGAGGCGATCCCATTCGGTGACGGTTCGTTCGATTGTGTGCTGTGCCTCGACGTGCTCGAGCACCTTGACAATCCGCATGAAGTCTTCGACGAACTGTGTCGCGTCACGCGAAGCCACGTAATCATCTCGCTGCCGAACCCTTGGGGCGATATGTTTCGAATGCTTCGCTTTGGCCCTTATCGGCCCGACTTCCCCCTTAAATTCTACGGTCTTCCGCCCGAGCCACCCGAGGATCGGCATAAATGGTTTTTTTCCGCACAGGAAGCGAGAGCATTTATCGAGGCGAGGGCCGTGCGAAACGGGCTTGAGGTTCTTCAACTTGACCGGGAGGGTGAAGGCGTAAATATCGCCAGGGGTGTCCGCAATCGTCTCCGTAGAGGGCTTTACCGAAAATTATTTCATGAGTCGGTCGACCTCGATTCGTTAATGGGTGGACCGACATGGGCAGTCCTCGAAAAGATTAAAGGGCGAACTTCAGTCGAAGTTGTTGGCAGTGGTGTCACGAGTCATGCCTGA
- a CDS encoding class I SAM-dependent methyltransferase, which translates to MTATESAIASLKRRRAKIEDDLTTRGRAHTYSLARYNLHQMLTAEIKEHVRGHCLDAGAGRGPFQALLRRVATSVTAIDVTERPGITDAVGDVQSMPEFANESFDSLICSQVLEHVPRPWDAFAEFARVLKPGGMAIISVPHLSMIHEAPHDYYRYTEYGLKSLAEQSGFSVVDICPTGGLISFLGHFVSQVTMTTAGGLPIIGGLFRLFNLIGLVYLLSLLDRLGGLRMLFPCDYCAVFQKKK; encoded by the coding sequence GTGACCGCAACCGAGTCAGCCATCGCTTCGCTGAAACGCCGCCGAGCCAAAATTGAGGACGACCTTACGACACGCGGCCGTGCCCACACTTATTCGCTGGCCCGCTATAATCTTCACCAGATGTTGACCGCTGAGATCAAAGAGCATGTCCGCGGTCATTGTCTGGACGCGGGGGCCGGACGCGGCCCTTTTCAGGCATTGTTACGTCGCGTCGCGACATCAGTGACAGCGATCGACGTCACCGAACGCCCGGGAATAACTGACGCCGTAGGCGACGTTCAATCAATGCCCGAGTTTGCCAATGAAAGCTTCGATAGCCTGATCTGCTCGCAGGTGCTTGAGCACGTACCGCGTCCATGGGACGCCTTCGCAGAATTCGCTCGTGTACTGAAACCGGGCGGCATGGCGATTATATCTGTCCCGCATCTTTCGATGATTCACGAAGCCCCCCACGACTACTATCGCTATACAGAATACGGGTTGAAGTCACTGGCCGAGCAATCTGGCTTCAGCGTCGTCGACATTTGCCCGACCGGAGGCCTAATAAGTTTCCTCGGGCATTTTGTGTCTCAGGTAACAATGACGACTGCGGGCGGACTGCCGATCATCGGCGGATTGTTCCGCTTGTTCAACTTGATTGGCTTGGTCTATTTGTTGTCGCTGCTTGATCGTCTGGGCGGTCTTAGAATGCTTTTTCCATGTGACTACTGTGCCGTCTTTCAGAAGAAGAAATAA
- a CDS encoding glycosyltransferase family 2 protein, whose translation MSPEISIILPVRNGLPYVREAVASLIGQSFHNWEAIIVDDGSTDGTWEFLRNASEDQRIRPVRNKGRGLTVALNFGLQHARGSLIARMDSDDVAVHKRLQQQKEYLAQHNEIGVVGTCAVVIDAWGNECGEFEMPLNHKAIVEGLLDGSTTLIHPSVMMRRSILNLVDAYDESLEFAQDFDLWLRLADRTRFANMPDRLLQYRYHGSAVGMERRRRQAQCALRSVERAYNRMDRTLPEDVRRKLSERAKRKPNNYITCAKLAIQNGYRGVAWKNLATSILKFRSPFRATAILCLTFVPPSIRRVSGRMRRAIARKVFESVSVCSQ comes from the coding sequence ATGAGTCCTGAAATTAGCATCATTCTCCCGGTGCGCAACGGGCTTCCCTACGTGCGAGAGGCTGTGGCGAGCCTCATCGGGCAGTCTTTCCATAATTGGGAGGCGATCATCGTCGATGATGGGTCGACAGACGGTACTTGGGAATTTCTCCGAAACGCATCTGAGGATCAACGCATCCGCCCTGTGCGCAACAAAGGGCGGGGATTGACTGTGGCTTTAAATTTCGGACTACAACACGCCCGAGGTTCATTAATCGCAAGAATGGATTCAGACGATGTGGCGGTGCATAAACGGCTGCAACAACAGAAGGAATACCTCGCGCAACACAACGAAATTGGTGTTGTCGGCACCTGTGCGGTTGTGATTGATGCTTGGGGAAACGAGTGTGGCGAATTCGAGATGCCGCTCAATCACAAGGCAATCGTCGAGGGGCTGCTCGACGGCAGCACGACGTTGATCCACCCGTCGGTCATGATGAGGCGATCGATATTGAACCTCGTCGATGCATACGATGAATCGCTCGAATTCGCTCAAGACTTTGACCTCTGGCTTCGCTTGGCCGACCGGACGAGGTTTGCAAATATGCCTGACCGGCTACTGCAATATCGATATCACGGCAGCGCGGTTGGTATGGAACGACGGCGTCGTCAGGCGCAGTGCGCGCTTCGAAGCGTAGAGCGTGCCTACAACCGAATGGATCGGACGTTGCCGGAGGATGTGAGACGAAAACTGTCGGAACGGGCCAAACGAAAACCGAACAATTATATCACCTGCGCTAAACTCGCTATTCAGAACGGTTACCGCGGAGTAGCGTGGAAAAACCTTGCTACATCGATCCTAAAATTCCGGTCTCCTTTCCGAGCGACGGCAATTCTTTGTCTTACGTTTGTTCCTCCAAGCATTCGTCGGGTCAGCGGGCGCATGCGACGAGCAATCGCCCGCAAAGTTTTCGAAAGTGTAAGTGTCTGTAGTCAATAA
- a CDS encoding glycosyltransferase family 2 protein, whose product MSESAVRVSVIIPCFNAGPYLRPAIESVLTQTRPAHEVIVIDDGSTDGSGDVAASFGSPVKVYRQENSGESVARNRGMAEATGDWIALLDADDIWKPEKLEEQVIALQWAREKGVEPACVYTDHFRFQGHKIWPPSKREPPDGSANPSLSVLLYAANLPSASMFPRELGVRIGFPEFTRISEDMLFWSELIAFGTFVRVPRALAGYRVSSSQQTKNPHHDIASLEVRYQFAKSSSHLFSENDLQQLRSKLSRLANLHRLSAFASGHDDVVVRADDFIAGIGGRKYPLAVPGTRKSWKLVIGFAQSLIQQAPETYRRMRSLIVGS is encoded by the coding sequence ATGTCCGAAAGTGCAGTCCGTGTTTCTGTCATCATTCCCTGTTTTAACGCAGGGCCCTACCTGCGTCCGGCAATCGAGTCGGTGCTGACGCAAACTCGTCCGGCTCACGAAGTAATCGTGATCGACGACGGGTCCACTGACGGGTCGGGGGATGTTGCCGCGTCTTTCGGTTCACCCGTTAAGGTCTATAGGCAGGAAAATTCTGGCGAATCCGTAGCGCGAAATCGCGGCATGGCAGAAGCAACCGGCGATTGGATCGCTCTACTTGACGCAGACGATATTTGGAAACCAGAAAAACTTGAGGAGCAGGTGATCGCGCTGCAATGGGCTCGTGAAAAGGGTGTTGAACCCGCGTGTGTCTACACGGATCACTTTCGTTTTCAGGGCCATAAAATCTGGCCTCCGTCGAAGAGAGAACCACCCGACGGGTCAGCAAACCCCTCCTTATCGGTCCTTTTATACGCGGCTAATCTTCCGTCGGCTTCGATGTTCCCACGCGAACTCGGTGTCCGCATCGGTTTCCCCGAGTTTACTCGGATTAGCGAAGACATGCTGTTCTGGTCTGAGTTAATTGCATTTGGCACGTTTGTTCGTGTTCCGCGAGCTCTAGCGGGATACAGAGTTTCGTCGAGCCAGCAAACGAAAAATCCACACCACGACATTGCCTCGTTGGAAGTCCGCTACCAATTCGCCAAGTCGAGCAGCCACCTGTTCTCCGAAAACGACCTTCAGCAATTACGAAGCAAGCTTAGCCGCCTTGCCAACCTTCACAGATTATCGGCATTCGCATCAGGACATGATGACGTGGTTGTCAGAGCGGACGACTTTATCGCAGGGATAGGAGGACGGAAATATCCGTTGGCAGTGCCAGGCACACGAAAAAGTTGGAAATTGGTGATAGGGTTCGCCCAAAGTTTAATACAGCAAGCTCCCGAAACGTACCGCAGGATGCGATCACTTATCGTGGGAAGTTAA
- a CDS encoding class I SAM-dependent methyltransferase translates to MKKALATWLTAPLWLLPPRFLSPLLVRIAEVAAARTSPREAAKFLMDLDYRLYQLHGPAAVRYGNGLHTKHRHMKYHDFFSSRIQRNELVLDIGCGVGALAFSIAEKSGADVTGIDLSRSNIDQALTRFGHPRVNFQCGDALTSLPAGRYDVVVLSNVLEHLPHRSDFLRKAIQTTGSSRFLIRVPVYERDWRVPLKDELGVDYRLDPTHETEFTLETFAEETSAAGLEIQHLEVRWGEIWSELRPS, encoded by the coding sequence ATGAAGAAGGCATTAGCGACCTGGCTGACGGCGCCGCTGTGGCTCCTCCCGCCACGATTTTTGTCACCGCTCCTGGTTCGAATTGCGGAAGTCGCTGCGGCGCGCACTTCGCCTCGCGAGGCGGCAAAATTCCTGATGGACTTGGACTATCGGCTCTATCAATTGCATGGTCCTGCAGCAGTCAGGTATGGAAACGGCTTGCACACCAAGCATCGCCACATGAAGTATCATGACTTTTTTTCATCCCGCATTCAGAGAAATGAACTCGTTTTGGATATCGGCTGCGGTGTCGGAGCGCTCGCCTTCAGTATCGCGGAGAAGAGTGGAGCGGATGTGACGGGAATCGACCTCAGCCGGTCAAATATCGACCAAGCGCTTACCCGCTTTGGCCATCCACGCGTCAATTTTCAATGTGGAGATGCACTCACCAGCCTCCCGGCGGGACGCTACGATGTTGTGGTGCTATCGAACGTGCTCGAACACTTGCCGCACCGAAGCGATTTTCTCAGGAAAGCGATTCAAACGACCGGTTCGAGTCGTTTTTTGATCCGTGTTCCCGTTTACGAGAGGGATTGGAGAGTTCCGCTTAAAGACGAACTGGGCGTTGACTATCGGCTTGATCCGACTCACGAGACCGAATTTACATTAGAGACATTCGCCGAAGAGACATCGGCTGCTGGACTGGAAATACAACATCTCGAGGTTCGGTGGGGTGAAATCTGGTCCGAACTACGTCCATCATGA
- a CDS encoding glycosyltransferase family 2 protein has product MNATHPIVSVIIPCYRQAHLLPEAVDSVLRQTYKAVEIVVVNDGSDDNTDEVARSYGDRIKYVEKENGGLSSARNAGLAVATGDFVHFLDADDCVFSSAYADMIGSFADKVGCVQCGFRTFTNPGELGHRWQLPNRSSCLLNSTVFGWVPHGVLWTRSAINKVGFFDEKLDSCEDWDIFVRAAIAGVRVRPFRRVRVLYRTHPNSMSTNSERMVRTRIDVITKHRQFLESAIRSDRRLHSAFALVFARLRQRARKVDADQKLVEQVSLVESFLLGRNDVVRYKMISELSYKASSIRKFLGIALSDMLLQSATFKSEALRETARMKRIGYRTK; this is encoded by the coding sequence ATGAACGCCACTCACCCCATCGTCTCCGTCATCATCCCCTGCTATCGCCAGGCGCACCTGTTGCCTGAGGCGGTGGACTCGGTATTGCGGCAGACTTATAAGGCGGTGGAGATCGTCGTGGTAAATGACGGCTCCGATGACAACACCGACGAGGTCGCCCGTTCATACGGCGACCGAATTAAATATGTCGAGAAGGAAAACGGGGGACTCTCTTCGGCGCGCAATGCCGGGTTGGCGGTTGCGACTGGCGACTTTGTCCATTTTCTCGACGCGGACGATTGCGTCTTCTCCAGTGCCTACGCAGATATGATCGGCTCATTTGCCGACAAAGTTGGATGTGTCCAGTGTGGTTTTCGTACGTTTACAAATCCTGGTGAGCTTGGACATCGCTGGCAATTGCCCAATCGTTCCAGCTGTTTGCTAAACTCGACGGTATTCGGTTGGGTTCCGCACGGAGTCCTTTGGACGCGGTCGGCTATCAATAAAGTCGGATTCTTCGATGAGAAACTCGATTCATGTGAGGACTGGGATATATTCGTCAGGGCTGCTATAGCGGGCGTACGAGTTCGGCCTTTCCGCCGCGTCCGAGTTCTTTATCGCACACATCCGAACTCAATGAGTACTAACAGCGAGCGAATGGTTCGCACGCGGATCGATGTGATCACGAAACACCGGCAATTTCTAGAGAGTGCGATTCGCTCCGACAGAAGACTTCATTCGGCGTTCGCGTTGGTTTTTGCGCGCTTACGGCAGCGTGCGAGGAAAGTCGACGCGGATCAAAAGTTGGTCGAACAAGTCTCATTGGTTGAATCGTTCCTACTCGGACGAAACGATGTGGTAAGATATAAAATGATTTCGGAACTTTCTTATAAGGCGTCTAGCATTCGAAAGTTTTTGGGGATTGCATTGTCTGACATGTTACTGCAGTCCGCAACTTTTAAGAGCGAGGCTTTGCGGGAGACTGCAAGGATGAAAAGAATTGGCTACAGAACGAAATAA
- a CDS encoding class I SAM-dependent methyltransferase — translation MATERNKQHDRLNPRRTSRVYWHLRCLKEQTTALLNSLDLSDKAVIDLGCGSMPYRPLVEDVVKAYIGVDLANNWSADIHLNEDFTVPLDDDCADIVLSNQVLEHVRDPTLYLSECRRLLRPEGRLLLSTHGIWRFHGHPEDFWRWTSLGLPLTLERSGFQVLESRAIMGPAATGLQLFQDAIAPRVPHIFKPIVFFFSQLIIEAFDRITPQRVVARDASVYVVLASLPSTASDASSDR, via the coding sequence TTGGCTACAGAACGAAATAAGCAACACGATCGACTCAACCCGCGTCGCACGAGTCGGGTTTATTGGCACTTGCGCTGTCTGAAAGAGCAGACGACGGCATTGCTGAACTCACTCGATCTGAGCGACAAGGCCGTTATCGACTTGGGTTGCGGGAGTATGCCGTATCGTCCGCTTGTTGAGGACGTTGTCAAAGCCTATATCGGCGTGGACCTGGCGAATAATTGGTCGGCGGATATACATTTGAATGAAGATTTTACTGTGCCGCTGGATGATGATTGTGCGGATATTGTGTTGTCGAATCAGGTATTGGAACACGTTCGCGATCCGACGCTCTATCTTTCGGAGTGTCGTCGCTTGCTGAGACCGGAGGGTCGGCTGCTCCTTTCGACTCATGGGATCTGGCGGTTTCACGGTCATCCGGAAGACTTTTGGCGTTGGACGAGTTTGGGACTTCCGTTGACACTTGAACGATCTGGATTCCAAGTTCTAGAATCTCGAGCGATTATGGGGCCTGCCGCTACTGGTCTTCAGCTATTTCAAGATGCGATTGCGCCGCGGGTTCCCCATATTTTTAAGCCGATTGTCTTCTTTTTCAGTCAATTAATAATCGAGGCCTTTGACCGGATTACACCACAACGTGTCGTAGCTCGTGACGCTTCCGTATATGTCGTCCTAGCATCGCTACCTAGTACCGCCAGCGATGCTAGTAGTGATCGATGA